The Litchfieldia alkalitelluris genome has a window encoding:
- a CDS encoding glycoside hydrolase family 2 TIM barrel-domain containing protein — MKQIDFNHGWYYGKVGQNPETEVTLPHDAMRLEPRTDQSEGAGHVSWHMGGDYVYKKTFFIPQEYENKYIVFEFEGVYRNAEVYINGEKAMYRPYGYTNFYVDATKLLNYDSDNTIEVIAHNGDQPNSRWYSGSGIYRPVHMYVLPNKHVKLNGIKVKTLNISPAKIEVMIDTNTSGEVQVDIKHQQQVVVTKTAKTEGAITLEIDVPDVKLWSPDAPNLYTCQVEFEDHQYETTFGIRTIQWGVDRGLEINGERVILKGACIHHDNGLLGAAAYDDAEKRKVKILQNVGYNAIRSAHNPCSKAMLDACDELGMLVMDEYVDMWYIHKTRYDYADYFSDWWRADLEDMVNKDYNHPSVILYSTGNEVSETAQERGIKITGEMTEFLHKLDPTRPVTCGVNIFFNYLSSLGFGVYTDEKAKKSNNKKAVGSEFYNKLAGLLGDKTMKIGATLHGSDVKTRDAFANMDIAGYNYGILRYKKDLKKYPNRLILGTETFCKDAYEFLELAKENPRIIGDFVWAGIDYLGEVGIGAWVYEDYAPDKNNQAAWMTAGSGRIDITGREIGEALFTKVALEKTKGPLIAVKPVYQTGKHSPSAWKMTDAMPSWTWPGCEGMKAKVEVYARAASVTLLVNDKIVAKKKISKGCRTFIETPYQKGTITAISYDESGHEIGRHTLKTAAEPTYLTLEPEEETVQQGGLSYIRIAYTDKEKILKPMEKNKVRIELTGGKLLGLGHACPYNPDGYTNTETNTYYGEAMAIVQADDKVDSSITIKAIDNNERTVEINIPIRKESLC; from the coding sequence ATGAAACAAATTGACTTTAATCATGGTTGGTATTATGGAAAAGTTGGTCAAAACCCAGAAACAGAAGTAACACTGCCACATGACGCGATGCGCCTAGAACCAAGAACCGATCAAAGTGAAGGTGCTGGTCATGTTAGCTGGCATATGGGCGGGGACTATGTTTACAAGAAAACATTCTTTATTCCACAGGAATATGAAAATAAATATATTGTGTTTGAATTTGAAGGCGTTTACCGTAACGCTGAAGTATATATCAATGGTGAAAAAGCGATGTACCGGCCGTATGGTTACACTAATTTTTACGTCGATGCTACTAAGCTTTTAAACTATGATTCAGATAATACGATTGAAGTCATTGCTCATAACGGAGATCAACCTAACAGCAGATGGTACTCAGGATCGGGAATTTATAGACCTGTACACATGTACGTTTTACCAAACAAGCATGTCAAACTAAATGGAATTAAAGTAAAAACATTAAATATTTCTCCTGCAAAAATCGAGGTTATGATTGATACAAATACATCTGGTGAAGTGCAGGTTGACATTAAGCATCAACAACAAGTTGTGGTAACAAAAACTGCAAAAACAGAAGGTGCTATCACTCTAGAAATAGATGTGCCTGATGTAAAGTTATGGTCGCCAGATGCACCAAACTTATATACTTGCCAAGTTGAGTTCGAAGATCACCAATATGAAACAACCTTTGGCATTCGGACGATACAGTGGGGAGTAGATAGAGGTTTAGAGATTAATGGTGAACGAGTGATTTTAAAAGGTGCGTGTATTCATCATGATAATGGCCTCTTAGGTGCTGCTGCATATGATGACGCGGAAAAGAGGAAGGTAAAGATACTTCAAAATGTTGGCTATAACGCCATTCGCTCAGCACATAATCCCTGTTCAAAAGCGATGTTAGACGCTTGCGATGAGTTAGGTATGCTAGTAATGGATGAATATGTGGATATGTGGTATATCCATAAAACACGTTATGACTATGCTGATTACTTTAGTGACTGGTGGAGAGCTGACTTAGAAGATATGGTCAATAAAGACTACAACCATCCTAGTGTTATCCTTTATTCAACTGGAAATGAAGTATCAGAAACAGCTCAAGAACGTGGTATTAAGATTACTGGTGAAATGACAGAGTTTTTACACAAACTTGATCCAACAAGACCGGTGACTTGCGGTGTTAATATCTTTTTTAATTATTTAAGTTCCTTAGGCTTTGGTGTTTATACCGATGAAAAAGCAAAGAAGAGTAACAACAAGAAAGCTGTTGGTAGTGAATTTTATAATAAATTGGCTGGTCTATTAGGCGATAAAACGATGAAAATTGGTGCTACACTCCATGGAAGTGATGTGAAAACACGCGATGCTTTCGCAAATATGGATATAGCGGGTTATAATTATGGGATTTTACGCTATAAAAAAGATCTGAAAAAATATCCTAATCGATTGATTCTTGGCACAGAAACATTTTGTAAAGATGCTTATGAGTTTTTGGAGCTTGCAAAAGAAAACCCGCGTATTATTGGGGATTTTGTTTGGGCGGGAATCGATTACTTAGGAGAGGTTGGTATTGGTGCATGGGTGTACGAAGACTATGCTCCAGATAAAAACAATCAAGCAGCTTGGATGACAGCAGGTAGTGGCCGAATTGATATAACGGGAAGAGAAATCGGAGAAGCGTTATTTACGAAAGTGGCACTTGAAAAGACAAAGGGTCCTTTGATCGCTGTAAAACCTGTTTATCAGACAGGAAAGCACTCACCTTCAGCTTGGAAAATGACTGACGCAATGCCGTCTTGGACGTGGCCTGGCTGTGAGGGTATGAAGGCGAAGGTAGAAGTATATGCTCGCGCTGCATCTGTTACCTTATTAGTGAACGATAAGATTGTTGCAAAGAAAAAAATCTCTAAAGGTTGTCGGACTTTTATTGAAACACCTTATCAAAAGGGAACGATTACGGCAATTTCATATGATGAATCAGGTCATGAAATTGGCCGACACACATTGAAAACAGCAGCAGAGCCTACGTATTTAACCTTGGAACCAGAAGAAGAAACAGTCCAACAAGGCGGCTTAAGTTATATTCGTATTGCCTATACAGACAAAGAAAAAATCTTAAAGCCAATGGAGAAAAACAAAGTACGTATCGAGCTAACAGGCGGTAAATTACTCGGGCTTGGGCATGCTTGTCCGTATAATCCAGACGGTTATACAAATACAGAAACAAACACTTACTATGGCGAAGCAATGGCCATTGTTCAAGCGGATGACAAGGTTGATTCATCAATTACGATAAAAGCAATAGATAATAATGAGAGAACAGTAGAAATAAACATCCCGATAAGAAAGGAGAGCCTATGTTAA
- a CDS encoding DNA-binding response regulator encodes MDRKRNAMGFEKEYQTFMNNHLKTRTGERLRRLKEGHKHAEMLFLKQVWWPLFHHFRYLHPEYEVNDFKDGKRYLDFAYIRPTMQICLEIDGYGPHLQNISRWQFSDSLERQNQLVIDGWTVIRFSYDQVNEKPRQCQQVIQQVIGRWLGDELDQTTLSLVEKEVLRLAIRSVEAITPVEFEKYLKLSNKTVRKVLSQLVDKKLLIPASGTVRVRSYRIGEQVRHYDLISR; translated from the coding sequence TTGGATAGGAAGAGGAATGCTATGGGATTTGAAAAAGAATATCAGACATTTATGAATAATCATTTAAAGACAAGAACCGGTGAACGGTTGCGGCGCTTAAAGGAAGGTCACAAACATGCTGAAATGTTGTTTTTGAAGCAAGTGTGGTGGCCATTATTTCACCATTTTCGATATCTGCATCCAGAATATGAGGTCAATGATTTCAAGGATGGCAAAAGGTACTTGGACTTTGCTTATATTCGGCCGACTATGCAGATTTGCCTCGAGATTGACGGGTACGGCCCTCACTTACAGAACATAAGCCGATGGCAATTTTCAGACAGCCTGGAACGTCAAAACCAGTTAGTGATTGACGGATGGACAGTGATCCGCTTTTCTTATGACCAAGTTAACGAGAAGCCTCGTCAATGCCAACAAGTTATTCAGCAAGTGATTGGCCGATGGCTAGGGGATGAACTGGACCAGACCACTTTGTCCTTAGTTGAAAAGGAAGTACTTCGGCTAGCGATTCGAAGCGTTGAAGCCATAACCCCTGTAGAATTCGAGAAGTATTTGAAGCTAAGTAACAAGACGGTTAGAAAAGTGCTTTCTCAACTAGTCGATAAAAAGCTGTTAATTCCCGCATCTGGGACAGTGAGAGTTCGCTCTTATCGGATAGGGGAACAGGTTAGGCACTATGATCTAATCAGTCGATAG
- a CDS encoding IS4 family transposase, translated as MSNIPNISVFEKCFSLISMKNFRCPVSDTYSKKLLTGHTILLFVNAFLQNHGSLDEIADHLKANEDLQSYLGLKSISGSSLCRKLNEIPTHHLQEMCFEILNQVAELKKPQESTSATSSEVGLLGILDSTEIKLPKKAGEWAYTSKSKNAVKVHLLLGSFGQDNVYPEFFIPSTAGYADHEVADYILTSQHHTHVMDRGYINYTLFSKWLESNINFVVRLKESSRTKVIEEYSIETESLITLDAKVEMKVPKTEETIIARLVEYRDSDGNRYRVLTNRWDLSSENVAMIYKRRWCIELFFKWLKQNLKFEKLFSYKTTAVWNQIYLAFIAFGLCELVKDQFENVKYTTKQILKKMICNWYQPWQKFFNLITYKTSRTTRGRVKKGKPGRPRKHPRILKTKKVIYI; from the coding sequence ATGAGTAACATACCAAATATATCTGTTTTTGAAAAGTGTTTTTCGTTAATTTCTATGAAAAATTTTCGATGCCCAGTTTCCGATACTTACTCAAAGAAACTGTTAACAGGGCATACAATCTTATTATTTGTTAATGCCTTCTTACAAAATCATGGTTCTCTAGATGAAATAGCTGACCATCTAAAGGCTAATGAGGATCTACAGTCTTATTTAGGATTGAAGTCAATAAGTGGTTCATCTCTATGTCGAAAGTTAAATGAAATTCCAACGCATCATCTTCAAGAGATGTGTTTCGAAATACTAAACCAGGTTGCAGAATTGAAAAAACCACAGGAATCTACATCCGCTACTTCTTCAGAAGTAGGTTTGTTAGGAATACTAGATTCCACAGAAATTAAACTTCCTAAAAAGGCAGGAGAATGGGCGTATACATCCAAAAGTAAGAATGCAGTAAAAGTACATCTTTTGCTTGGATCTTTTGGCCAAGATAACGTCTATCCGGAATTTTTCATCCCATCAACTGCAGGATATGCCGACCATGAAGTTGCGGATTACATACTTACAAGCCAACATCATACTCATGTGATGGATCGTGGTTATATCAACTACACACTGTTCTCAAAGTGGTTAGAAAGTAATATAAACTTTGTTGTTAGGCTTAAGGAAAGCTCGAGAACAAAGGTTATAGAAGAGTACTCAATTGAGACAGAAAGTCTCATTACACTTGATGCAAAGGTAGAAATGAAAGTTCCAAAGACTGAGGAAACAATCATTGCACGACTAGTCGAATACCGTGACTCGGATGGTAATCGATATCGTGTACTAACTAATCGTTGGGACCTTTCTTCAGAGAATGTAGCTATGATTTACAAAAGAAGATGGTGCATTGAACTATTCTTCAAGTGGTTGAAACAAAACCTAAAATTTGAGAAGCTATTTAGCTACAAAACAACGGCTGTTTGGAATCAAATCTACCTTGCTTTTATCGCTTTCGGACTATGTGAATTAGTAAAAGACCAGTTTGAAAATGTAAAGTATACAACTAAACAAATCTTAAAAAAGATGATTTGTAATTGGTATCAACCATGGCAGAAGTTTTTTAATTTAATTACCTACAAGACTTCTCGGACTACTAGAGGAAGAGTCAAAAAAGGTAAACCTGGTCGACCTAGAAAACATCCACGGATTCTTAAAACAAAAAAGGTAATTTACATCTAA
- a CDS encoding sensor histidine kinase, producing MPYDLAETPGGFYAVAYLMSALLFAVLNKGKRTKIESFLITLSFLALIFIYMEIINTDVHMMFFVPSILVSIGIIYLYIYLMCDLSLLSVGYYTARAFIVGEFIASFSYQIYYFAVLDLEMSFTYFTTYLFIFISYSVVLAFMYLLEKRFVKNHSTHDVTAREMFSAFIIVAVVFTMSNISYVYQNTPFSGSMARDIFNIRTLVDFGGVALLFAYHIQINEMNMKFEVEKLQNLLRLQIANYELSEKSIELVNQKYHDLKHQIAVLKQDASTQEAVDYLEQMEDDIKIYEAQNKTGNKVLDTVLMGKQLHCQDVNVTLTVVAEGKALDFMDPVDISTLFGNILDNAIESVVKIDDIEKRLIHLTISKRKSFLSVRVENCYEGKLIFNNGLPVTTKKDKNFHGYGLKSIQQTVKKYDGTMTIKTEDGWFELRILFPLL from the coding sequence ATGCCTTACGATTTAGCCGAAACTCCAGGGGGATTTTATGCTGTCGCATACCTGATGAGTGCTTTGCTTTTTGCTGTATTAAATAAAGGCAAAAGAACGAAGATAGAATCCTTTTTAATTACGTTGAGTTTTCTAGCACTTATATTTATTTACATGGAGATCATTAACACAGATGTTCATATGATGTTTTTTGTGCCGAGTATATTGGTATCGATTGGTATCATTTATCTATACATTTATCTTATGTGTGATTTGTCCTTATTGAGTGTGGGTTACTACACAGCTAGAGCATTTATTGTTGGTGAATTTATTGCATCTTTTTCCTATCAAATTTATTATTTCGCTGTTTTAGATTTAGAAATGTCGTTTACTTATTTCACCACATATCTGTTTATTTTTATAAGTTATAGTGTGGTTTTAGCTTTCATGTACCTATTAGAAAAGCGATTTGTTAAGAACCATTCAACCCATGATGTAACAGCTAGAGAGATGTTTTCAGCTTTTATCATTGTTGCAGTAGTGTTCACGATGAGTAATATTAGTTATGTATATCAAAACACGCCATTTAGTGGAAGTATGGCAAGAGATATTTTTAATATCCGAACACTCGTTGATTTTGGGGGAGTAGCTTTACTTTTTGCGTATCATATCCAAATTAATGAAATGAATATGAAGTTCGAAGTGGAAAAATTGCAGAATTTATTAAGGCTGCAAATTGCGAATTATGAGCTGTCAGAAAAAAGTATTGAATTAGTTAACCAGAAATATCATGATTTAAAACATCAAATTGCAGTATTAAAACAAGATGCTAGTACACAAGAAGCAGTTGATTACCTTGAACAAATGGAAGATGATATAAAAATATATGAAGCACAAAACAAAACAGGAAATAAAGTACTGGATACGGTACTTATGGGGAAACAACTGCATTGTCAAGATGTGAATGTCACCTTAACGGTTGTCGCAGAAGGAAAAGCTCTTGATTTTATGGATCCGGTTGATATAAGCACCTTATTTGGAAATATTTTAGATAACGCTATTGAAAGTGTTGTGAAAATCGATGATATCGAGAAAAGACTTATTCATTTAACGATAAGTAAACGGAAAAGTTTTTTGAGTGTTCGAGTAGAAAACTGTTACGAAGGGAAATTAATCTTCAATAATGGATTACCCGTCACAACCAAAAAGGATAAAAACTTTCATGGATATGGATTAAAGAGCATCCAACAAACAGTGAAGAAATATGATGGCACGATGACAATAAAGACCGAAGATGGCTGGTTTGAGCTACGAATACTCTTTCCGTTATTATAG